In the Flavisolibacter tropicus genome, one interval contains:
- a CDS encoding SUMF1/EgtB/PvdO family nonheme iron enzyme — MKNFVILLSSAVFLASCKNGLPFIGKKKHEKSDVTGWNYNDKNMGGYQVAKSKDQATGPGLVFVQGGTFTMGQTEEDVMGDWNNIPRRVTVPSFYMDRTEVANVHYREYIHWLDRIFPVEDDPNNKKIMDAALPDTLVWRSELSYNEPLEEYYFRHPGFNDYPVVGVSWRQAYDFCLWRSDRVNEGIMMQKGYIAKQGIQGQQQENNFTTKSYLLGLYQAQPGKPGKGNKLTNAQGAPRNVTMEDGILQPDYRLPFEAEWEYAAYGLINQNPRPSTKEGKRGEELQGNKQVYPWTHNMNSSGLRDTKHGSWQGQFLANFKRGSGDNMGVAGGLNDRAVYTAPVKSFYPNGFGIYNMAGNVSEWVSDVYRPLTGLDADDVSPYRGNKYMKLYKNANGEAEIDSMGRVKMEAVTDAESKSRRNYQRGNVINFLDGDSTSQASYGYGITTLVSDKSRVYKGGSWNDRAYWLSPGTRRYLEEDQSSSTIGFRCAMDRMGSPEGNKRKTGNFWRSKKQKR; from the coding sequence ATGAAAAATTTTGTAATCCTATTATCCTCGGCCGTATTCTTAGCGTCCTGTAAGAATGGCCTCCCCTTCATCGGCAAAAAGAAACATGAGAAATCCGACGTAACCGGTTGGAACTACAATGACAAAAACATGGGTGGTTACCAGGTTGCCAAGTCGAAAGATCAGGCTACCGGACCAGGTCTTGTATTTGTTCAGGGTGGTACCTTCACTATGGGCCAAACAGAAGAAGACGTTATGGGCGACTGGAACAACATTCCCCGCCGTGTAACCGTACCATCTTTCTACATGGACCGTACAGAGGTTGCCAACGTTCACTACCGTGAATACATTCACTGGTTAGACCGCATCTTCCCTGTAGAAGATGATCCAAACAACAAAAAGATCATGGATGCTGCTTTACCAGATACGTTAGTTTGGCGTAGCGAGCTTAGCTACAACGAACCACTGGAAGAATACTACTTCCGTCACCCAGGCTTTAACGACTATCCTGTAGTAGGTGTGAGCTGGAGACAAGCGTACGACTTCTGTCTTTGGAGAAGCGACCGTGTGAACGAAGGCATCATGATGCAAAAAGGCTACATCGCTAAACAAGGTATTCAAGGACAACAACAAGAAAATAACTTTACTACTAAGTCTTACCTGTTAGGTCTTTACCAGGCACAGCCCGGTAAGCCAGGCAAAGGCAATAAATTGACAAATGCTCAAGGTGCACCACGCAACGTTACAATGGAAGATGGTATCCTGCAACCAGATTACCGCCTGCCATTTGAAGCGGAGTGGGAATATGCTGCCTACGGTTTGATCAACCAAAACCCTCGTCCTTCTACTAAAGAAGGTAAGCGTGGTGAGGAGTTACAAGGTAACAAACAAGTATATCCTTGGACACACAACATGAACTCTAGCGGCTTACGTGATACGAAACACGGTAGCTGGCAAGGTCAGTTCCTGGCCAACTTCAAAAGAGGTTCTGGCGATAACATGGGGGTAGCTGGTGGCTTGAACGACCGCGCTGTTTATACCGCTCCTGTTAAGTCTTTCTATCCTAACGGTTTCGGTATCTACAACATGGCAGGTAACGTAAGCGAGTGGGTATCTGACGTTTACCGTCCGTTAACGGGCCTTGATGCTGATGATGTTTCTCCTTATCGTGGTAACAAATACATGAAGTTGTACAAAAATGCCAACGGTGAAGCTGAAATCGATAGCATGGGTCGTGTGAAAATGGAAGCAGTTACTGATGCTGAAAGCAAAAGCCGTCGTAACTACCAACGTGGTAACGTGATCAACTTCCTGGATGGCGACTCTACTTCACAAGCATCTTATGGCTACGGTATCACTACCTTGGTTAGCGATAAATCAAGAGTTTACAAAGGTGGTAGCTGGAACGACCGCGCTTACTGGTTAAGCCCTGGTACCCGCCGCTACTTAGAAGAAGATCAATCAAGCAGCACAATTGGTTTCCGTTGCGCTATGGACCGTATGGGTAGCCCAGAAGGTAACAAACGCAAAACCGGTAACTTCTGGAGAAGCAAAAAACAAAAGAGATAA